TAAAAAGAGGCCTCCTACTAAAAAACCAACCAAAGCAGGCACAAATGACCAAATACCATAACCATTTTGCTCTGCAAAATCAATGGATGGCGCTAACAAAGACCAGTAACTTGCTGCAAACATAACCCCGGCAGCAAAACCATTCATAATGGCAAGAAGTTTATCATTCACTTCATGAAATAAAAATACTAAACTCGAACCTAGGACGGTCATTAGCCAAGTAAATACACCCGCTAATGTTGCTTGCCAGATTGGGTTTAAACTCAAAAACCAATCAACCATTAAAATACACATCCTTTAACTGCCGTAAAATATTTTTCAACTTGAGTTAGACTAATAGAAATAGTATAACTATACACCGACTTTTTTGTGTTTTGCAACTTCTGAACTCGCATGCTTGCCGAAGTAAGGCAAGGATTCATATATTTTGGGCTTATCCAGTATCCATCTCCTTTCATATGTAAATCGGAATGATTATGATTCACATATGAAGTTTCGTTCATATGTTTACGAAATCATATTAACTCACTGTATGAGCTTTGTCAAGACAAGATGCTTCTTGTTCAAATGGACTACTATTATGAATACAAAAGTCTTAATTTAGTCTATAAACTAAAAACTCGCATCGTTTTACTCATGTGGTATTATATATATGAACGGAAAATCATATGAGAGGAATAAGAGCATATGCATACATCAACATCTTCGCCAATCAATAAAGAGAAGATTCAATCAATAAGCAAATTATTCAAAGTGATTAGTGACCCTACACGCTTGTCGATTCTCTTTCTTTTACAGAAAAAAGAACTCAGTGTTGGAAACATTGTGCTTGCATTGGATATGGAACAGTCCGCGATTTCACACCAACTAAAAATATTGAAAGATTCGCGTTTAGTGAAGGCAAGGAGAGAAGGGAAAAGCATGGTTTACAGTCTTGATGATCTTCATGTTTTCAGTATTCTCGAACAAGTCTTAACTCATATCAACGAACTAGAACAATAAGAGCAAATAATATATAAAACTAAATGGAGGTTTTTAAAATTTCAAAATCAGAGAAACAAGAAAAGCACTCGACCTTTGGTAGACCGCGGTTTCCGTCCAACCTTTTCGAGTAAGTCGATATTCTTGGTGCGCATGATGCCACTGTCGATCCAATTGTAGAGGGTTGAAGTACTTGGAATGATCGCCGGATCAAACAGGTCCATGGCTTTATTAACCACTGTATCTGGAGACCATTTGTCTTCAAGCATTTTTCGATCCGCCCATTCAGTGAATCGCTCCGTTTCCACCCATTTGGGACGGCGGCCACAGTTCGCACGATTTCGCAGATAAATGTCATGATGCAGCTCTGCGGAGTAGACCTTTTTATAGTAGGTATACGTCTTGCCATTCTGTTTCTGTTGGCTTTTCTGCGTGACAGACGCTGTATTGATGGCATTATTGATGGTTTGTGGACTACGTCCAAGCAAAGACGCAATCTTTCGATTGGATAAATCAAGTGCTTTATACGCTTCAATTTTCTTCATTTCACCGTATGTAAGGTGTTTAGATTTGCGTGATTCTGTGTTATTATCTACATGGGTCATGTGAATTCTCCTTATATTGGTTGGTGGTACATTCAATATAACATGAAATTCACATGGCTTTTTTTATTTTAAGTGGCTAGGTTGATTATAAAATCTTCCAAAACTTTAAATATTCTATAAACTAAAAAAATAATATAAATTAAAGTTATTTTTAATTAAAAACTAAAACATATACTTATTTTATAGGGTAATATTTTACTTATTGACAAAATTTATTTCTATGAGAAAATAAGGATACATTCAGTAAACGGAGGAATTCAAATTGAATAAGAAATTATTGATATTTTTATCTTTATTACTACTAGTGCCTCATTTGGTGTATGGAAAAAGTGTCTCAGCCGTGACTGAAACAAACGAAAAAATTAGCATTTGGAATAATTATATGAGTAACAAAGAACTACAAAACTTCTTTAAAGAACATGACTTAAATTCTAAAAATGTAGAAAGCGCCTACCAAATCCAAGATAATGATTAAGCTCATTATATTCTAAATGTCCAAATTAATGGCAATGGAGATTTCATAAATATATACTTTGCAAATGAAGAATTATTTTCTTACAGCATTCAAAAGTATGATGATAAAACACAAAATTCAGCAACATTTGAGCTTTACGATGCTGTAGATAATACATTAATAATGAGTGAGTCTATCTCTAAAGATAAAGAAATTACTACCAATTATTTAATATCAGAAAATGAAGTTAGTACATATGCATTAACAGACAAACAAGTCTTCGCTTTAGAATGGGCTTGTATATTCTCAAGCTACATGGGATGTATAGGAACATCACTAGCTGTCGGAGCAGCTGGAACACTAATTTCTGGTCCCGTAGGAACTGTTACCGGAGCCCTCGGAGGATGGGCTTGCAGATACCTTTTCCAAACAGCAGTCGAAAAATTCGGTGGCAAACAAGCTGCTTGTAAAGTCTTTAGTTAAGGTGAGCATTACTTTATGAACAAAAGAAAAAATCATTTAAAAGTAGTTTCATGGATAATATTAGTAATATTTATTGATGTAATACTATTCTCGTTTTTACCTGATTCTAATTGGTTAGAAATATTATTTAGTTTCTCTACTATCATGATTGTAGGTGCACTAGGAGTAACTATAATTTTAAAAATATTTGATTAATTTTTATTCCTGTTTACACCTGGTGTGACCAACAGCGAAGCAAGATAAAAAAGCTGTAGAATGACTTGAGAACAAACGACCTCAAGTCATTTGAATTTTTAGTATGTTTATGTTCGATATTCTAGAAAAACTTTCTCATAATGATAGCATCCTTAAATCTTTACAACATTTGCATGTTGCCTCTCCATATTTATTTCGATTTTATAGACATTCATGACAAAAGGCCCATATTAGGTCTTATACACTCAATTTTATGATTTTTAAGGAAATTTATCCTTTAGATGATTAAAAACCTTATTTCACTGATTAAGATCAGGACACCACGCTGTTCATCCCTCTTATTTACAAAAATGATCTGGGAATACTGAAATTTGTTAGATATATCCGGATAATTAACAAAAAATCGGAATTCTGACCTCTTTTTGTTAGATAAAAAATTATATTTAACAAAAATCGATCGGCTCGGACGAAATATGTTAAATATATCCGGATATCTAACAGAATCACGATTTTTTTGTTAAATATAATTTTACGATGTTGTCTAATTACTCTTTACAAGATAAAACACTCTTATTTGCCCCGTTAACTGCAGGACACCATGCTTTTCATCACTCTTATTTACAAATTTGTCCCTTGGATGCTGAAATTTGTTAAATATATCCGGATAATTAACAAAAAATCGGAATTATGCGCTCTTCTTGTTAGATAAAAAATTATATTTAACAAAAAGTGATCGCCTTAGACGAAATATGTTAAATATATCCGGATATCTAACAGAATCACTAAAATTTTGTTAAATATAATTTTCCAAAATTTCCTAATTACTCTTTTAAAGATAAAACACCCAAACGCCCCAAAAAACCCCTATCTCCACAAAACTCCTGTAAACTATAAGTAACATTTTTATCGAGGAGAGATATTATGGATGCTTATGAAATTCGTCAAGAGATTCGAAATGGCCGACATAAGAATACGACGTCTGGTTTAGCAAATGATAACGTGCAGGCGAATCTTGTTGTGCTACCTAAAGCGTACGCATTTGATTTTTTACTGTATGCACTTCGCAATCCAACACCCATTCCGATTATTGAAGTGCTCGAAGATGGTAAGTGTAACAGCCGCTTCGCAAAGGATTCGGATATTCGTACTGATATTCCATTTTATAACATTTATAAAAACGGAACGCTCGTCGACACCGTCGAAGACGTAAAAGACATTTGGCAAGATGATTTTGTTTCATTTTTAATCGGATGTAGCTTTACTTTCGAAGACGCGCTAATGAAAGGCGATATCTCGCTTAAGCATATTGAACAAAATAAAAACGTCGCGATGTATAAAACGAACATCCCAACAGAGCGTGCAGGTATTTTTCATGGTAATATGGTCGTTTCAATGCGCCCGATTAAAAAGAATCTAGTTGATAAAGCAATCGAGATTACATCTCAGTTTAAAGATATGCATGGAGGTCCGGTTCATGTCGGAGATCCACGTGCAATTGGGATCGAAGATATCACAAAACCTGATTATGGTGATTCGATCGATATTGCAGACGATGAAGTACCAGTATTTTGGGGATGTGGAGTCACTCCACAAAACGCAATTTTACAAGCGAAACCTTCGATTATGATTAGCCATAAACCAGGGCATATGTTTATTACTGACATTAATAACGAGGCGTTTAAAGAAGAATAAAAAATGAGTCCTATTTTGAAACTTCTATCCGTTTGGCTATCAAAACCAACCATTCGAGAGTTCAAATAGGACTCGTACTTTTTATAATGCATTTAGTTATTATGCTCTACTTCTTCTAATATTGCTAAAACTTCTTCGCGCGTCGGCATTCCACTTTGCGCGCCGAATTTCGTAACACTCAGTGCACCTGATGCGTTCGCAAATCGTAAACTTTCTTTCAAACCTTTTCCGCGTGCGAGTTCACTTACAAGTGCACCGTTAAAAGTGTCTCCTGCTCCTGTCGTATCGACAACTTCTGCTTTAAAACTTCCGATACTTACTTCTTTTTTATCTTCATAATAAAAACAACCATTCGAACCGTTCGTCACGATAATTTTGTCGATATAATCATCCATTAAATTTGAGTGGTAGGACTTTAACTGATCCAGCTCGATTTTGTTCGGTGTGATGTATGTACATGCGTCTAAAATGTTGTCCGTGAGTGCCGATGCTGGCGCTGGATTCACTATTAACGGCACATCGTTTTCTTTACAAATTGTCGCGAGATAATCGACTGTTTCGATTGGAATTTCTAGCTGTGTTAACACGTAATCACTATCGATTACTTTATCTTTATGTACTTCTAAAAATTCAGGAGTTACGTGTGCGTTCGCACCAGGCACGATAATAATCGAGTTGTCTTTGTCTGCGAGTGTAATACACGCAAGCCCTGTCGGTACGTTTTTAACGGGTGTTTCATCAACAAAGGTAATTCCGCGCGACTTAAAGTTTTCTAGAATCTCTTTACCGTAAACGTCGTATCCAATTCTACCGATAAACGTCACGTCACTTCCGAGTTCTCTCGCTGCTACTGCTTGGTTCGCTCCTTTACCACCACACGTCGTCACAAAATCATTACCAATAACCGTCTCTCCTGTTTTCGGAACGATATCTGTCGTAACGACGAGATCCATATTCAAACTCCCAACGACCATAATCTTTGGAATTGTCATTGATTATCATCCTTAGCTTTTACAAATTTTATTCGTTTATATGATTCTAACAGTATAAAACAAACAATTAAAAGTCGATAGTTATATGAGACATAATAGAAATAATATCATTAATAGAAATTCATATTGATCTCAGTTATTTATTTCGTATTATATAAAATAAAGTTATAATAATATAAATTAAATTAAAAAGGAGGTCTTTATATGGAATGGAAAATATTCCCTTTCTATAACTTATTTTTACTTGTCGGTCTTGGAATTTATTTATCAGTTTACGGCTTCTATCTTTCTGAGGGAAAGCTTGCTTATTCTGTTGCACTTTGCGGTGCACTGCTGATTGGACATGGTATCTGGAGCAGCATCCTCATGAGCAACAAGTTCAAATAAAAAACTGCACATCATTGATGTGCAGTTCTATAATGTAAGTATTTAGTTTGCCACTTCTTCGTCTTCAATCAATACAAGCTTCTCTGTCTTGTCCTCATTGAAAACTGTGACTTCTACATGTTTAGTCAAGATGTCTGAGTATGAATATGATACACATTCAAAATTATGTTTTTCTGGATCGAGCTCGACGATGAAGATTGCTGGATGTGTTTCTCTTAACACACCTTTTCGTCTTACGATTGTTCGTCTACCGCCTTGTGCTTCAAGTAATACTGGATTTCCTACTTCGTCTTCTAAGATTCCTCTTATATCTCTCAATGTCTTTGCCATAGTTCATCCACCCTTATCTTTACTTATCTTATTGTACCATTTTTTCACAATTTAGTCAATTTATTTTAAAAAGATACGGGTTTAGACTATACATTGAGATTCATATTTGTTAAAATTTAAGATTACTATTTTTGAAACTTTCATAAATACGTGCGTATTCTTGTATTGACAAGCTTTCACCGCGTCTTTTCGGATCGATTTCAGCGGCTTCTAACATCGCAAATATGTCTTCTTTTTTCTTTTTACCGTCTTTAAATAAGCTTTGATAGTTATTGTATATCGTCTTTCTTCTCATGACGAACGCACCACGCGTCAGTTTAAAGAATGTTTCTTCATCGTCTACTTTGACAGGAGGATTTTCGTGTCTCACGAGTTCTACGACGATCGAGTCAACGTTTGGTGGTGGCATAAACACTGTTTTGGGTACGTTTTGAATGATTTTAGCTTCTGTATAGTACTGAATCGCAATCGATAAAGAACCATAATTCTTGCTGCTCGGTGACGCACTTAGACGTTCACCGACTTCTTTTTGCATCATCGTGTAAAAGCGTGAAATCTCTTTATGATACATTAAAAAGTTCATAAGAATCGGTGTCGTAATATAATACGGTAAGTTTGCGACGACGATAACTTCTTTTACGTCAGTGAATTCT
Above is a genomic segment from Nosocomiicoccus massiliensis containing:
- a CDS encoding helix-turn-helix domain-containing protein — encoded protein: MTHVDNNTESRKSKHLTYGEMKKIEAYKALDLSNRKIASLLGRSPQTINNAINTASVTQKSQQKQNGKTYTYYKKVYSAELHHDIYLRNRANCGRRPKWVETERFTEWADRKMLEDKWSPDTVVNKAMDLFDPAIIPSTSTLYNWIDSGIMRTKNIDLLEKVGRKPRSTKGRVLFLFL
- the rsmA gene encoding 16S rRNA (adenine(1518)-N(6)/adenine(1519)-N(6))-dimethyltransferase RsmA, whose translation is MEMKDIATIGRTKEIVEKYNFSTKKSLGQNFLIDRNIIQEVLKKARINDDIGVIEVGPGIGSLTEQLAKVAKKVVAFEIDDRLIPVLNDTLSPYDNIKIIHEDVLQADIEKVIKEEFTDVKEVIVVANLPYYITTPILMNFLMYHKEISRFYTMMQKEVGERLSASPSSKNYGSLSIAIQYYTEAKIIQNVPKTVFMPPPNVDSIVVELVRHENPPVKVDDEETFFKLTRGAFVMRRKTIYNNYQSLFKDGKKKKEDIFAMLEAAEIDPKRRGESLSIQEYARIYESFKNSNLKF
- the rbsK gene encoding ribokinase; translation: MTIPKIMVVGSLNMDLVVTTDIVPKTGETVIGNDFVTTCGGKGANQAVAARELGSDVTFIGRIGYDVYGKEILENFKSRGITFVDETPVKNVPTGLACITLADKDNSIIIVPGANAHVTPEFLEVHKDKVIDSDYVLTQLEIPIETVDYLATICKENDVPLIVNPAPASALTDNILDACTYITPNKIELDQLKSYHSNLMDDYIDKIIVTNGSNGCFYYEDKKEVSIGSFKAEVVDTTGAGDTFNGALVSELARGKGLKESLRFANASGALSVTKFGAQSGMPTREEVLAILEEVEHNN
- a CDS encoding putative hydro-lyase, which translates into the protein MDAYEIRQEIRNGRHKNTTSGLANDNVQANLVVLPKAYAFDFLLYALRNPTPIPIIEVLEDGKCNSRFAKDSDIRTDIPFYNIYKNGTLVDTVEDVKDIWQDDFVSFLIGCSFTFEDALMKGDISLKHIEQNKNVAMYKTNIPTERAGIFHGNMVVSMRPIKKNLVDKAIEITSQFKDMHGGPVHVGDPRAIGIEDITKPDYGDSIDIADDEVPVFWGCGVTPQNAILQAKPSIMISHKPGHMFITDINNEAFKEE
- a CDS encoding ArsR/SmtB family transcription factor; translated protein: MHTSTSSPINKEKIQSISKLFKVISDPTRLSILFLLQKKELSVGNIVLALDMEQSAISHQLKILKDSRLVKARREGKSMVYSLDDLHVFSILEQVLTHINELEQ
- a CDS encoding Veg family protein, with protein sequence MAKTLRDIRGILEDEVGNPVLLEAQGGRRTIVRRKGVLRETHPAIFIVELDPEKHNFECVSYSYSDILTKHVEVTVFNEDKTEKLVLIEDEEVAN